The nucleotide sequence ACGCGCAGCGCCGCCTTCGACACCGCCTTGAGCATGGTGAGCTGGTCGGGCGCTTCGTGGATGTACGACATGCCCTTGTCGATGTAGGGCGTCTCGATCTGCCCCGTGATGTGCAGGAGCGGCGCGCCGGCGGTCAGCGCCTCGACCAGGCTGCCCGCGATGTTGCCCGCGGCCGGGCCGGTGCTGGTGATGCACACGCCCAGGCTCGCGGTGGAGCGTGCATAGGCGTCGGCCATGTTGCCCGCGCCGGCCTCGCCGCGCGCCGAGACGAAGCGGATCGTGCCGCGCTGCGCGAAGGCGTCGAGGATCGGCATGTTGTGGATCGAGATCACGCCGAAGGCGGCCTTGACGCCACACTGCTCGAGGAAGGCGGCGACGACCGCGCCCACGGTCACGGGGCTGTTGTTGTTCTGGGGGTTATGCATGGCGGGAGTGGCCTCCGGAGATGTCGATATGGCTGCCCGTCGTGTAGGAAGCGAGGGGGGAAGCGAGGAACAAGATCGCGCGCGCGGCTTCGGTCGGAAGCCCCAGGCGACCCAGCGGGATGTGTTTGGTCTTGGCGAGCTGGCCGCTCCAGGCGCCCCAGTCCTGCGACTTGTCTTCGCGCGCCTCGAAGCGGCGGCGCCACTGGCCCGACTCGACCAGGCCGATCAGGATGCCGTTGACGCGCACGCCCTGCGGCGCGAACTCGGTCGCCATCGAGCGCACCAGGTTCAAGAGGCCCGCGCGCGCGGCCGAGGTCGCGACCATGTGCGGCTCGGGCTGGCGCGCCAGCAGCGAGTTGGCGCAGACGATGGCGGCATCGCCGAGCACGGCGCGCTGCGCCGCGAGCTGCGGCAGGAAGGCGCGCGTGGGATGGATCACGGAGAAGAACTTCAGGTGCAGCTCCTGCGTCCACGCCTCGTCGTCGGTGTCGGCGAAGGTCGAGACCCGGCCCTGCCCCGCGTTGTTGACGAGCATCGAGGCCGGGCCGAGCGCGGCCTCGCTGGCGGCCGCGAAGGCGCGCACCGCGGCGGCATCGAGCACGTCGCAGGGCTGCGCGAACAGCCGCGCCGCGGGAAAGCGCGCGCGCAGGCCGGCCACGGCGCCATCGAGTCGCTCGGCATTGCGGCCGCACAGCGCGACCGCGGCGCCGCAGGCCAGCAGCAGCTCGACCGTGGCCAGGCCGATGCCCGACGACCCGCCCGTGACCACGGCCACGCGGCCGGCCAGCGCATCGGTGGCGAAGAAGAAGGAGGAGGAAGAAGAAGCGGCCATGGATCTCAGGCGCTGCGCAGCGGCACCACCTTGGCGGCGCGCGCGGGCGAATAGTTGAGCAGGCCCGAGATCTCGTCGGCCGTGCCGCGCACGCGCTGCACCATCTCGTCCATGCGGTTCTCGTCGATGTGGCCCGAGGTGATGGTGGCGCCCAGCGCCGCCACGATGTGGCCGCCGTGGTCGCGCACCGGCGCGGCGATGGTCGAGATGTTCGATTCGAAGAAGCCCTCGCCGAGCACGTAGCCGCGCTGGCGGTCGGCCTGCACCATGTCGAACAGCTCGTTGACGGTCTTCGGCGTGCTCGGCGAGAAGGTCTCGAGCTTGTCCTCGGGATAGAGGGCGCGCAGCTGCGGCAGAGTCAGGTCCTCCAGCAGGATGCGGCCCAGCACCGTGGCATGGGCCGGCAGCCGCGTGCCCACGGTGACCGAGCTCGCGAAGGGCGTGGGCGGCGCGACCTTGGCGACGTAGACGATCGAGCGGCCATCGCGCACCACCAGGTTGCAGGGCGTGCGCAGCTCCTCGCAGAGGCGGTTGAGCAGCGGCGTGCCGAGCTGCGTGAGCTCGAGCGAGGCCAGGTATTCGAAGCCCAGGCGCAGCACGGCCAGGCCCAGGCGGTAGTCGCGCCCACCCTCGGCGCGCTCGAGAAAGCCCATGTTCTCGAGCGTGGTGAGCAGGCGGAACACGGTCGAGCGCGGCAGGTCGAAGCGGCGCGCCAGCTCGGGCGCCGAGAGCGTGCGGCTCTCGCGGCTGAACTCGCACAGCACGCGCAGTCCGCGCTCGAGCGCGGGCACGTTGTAGCGGTCCGCGCCCTCTTCCATCGCGTCGTTGTCGTTGGTGGCCATGTCTCTGGGTTCCTTCCTTGGGTATCGGGGTGGTGGGCGCTCAGCGGGCGAGCGATTCGCGCAGCAGCGCGGCGACGGCCCGCGGTTGCTCCACGTAGCCGGCGTGGCCCGCATCGTCCACCAATTCGAGCGCCACGCCGCAGCGCCGCGCCACGTCCTCGCAGGCCGCGGGCGGCGTGACGGCATCGAGCGCGCCGCAGGCCACGCGCACCGGCATCGGCGGCGGCAGCTCGGCCAGCAGGTCGGCGTTGCAGAGCAGCTCGACGGCCTGGCGGTAGCCGCGGTCGTTGAGGCGCGCCATGTTCCAGCGCACCCATTGGCGCGCGGGCTCGCTAGCGTTGTCGGACAGCAACCGGCCCGCGCGCTGCGCGGCCATGCCGGCGATGCCGAGCTGGTCTAGCGTGGCGAGCCGTTCGGCACGCACCTTGGCGCGCGCCTCCGCGCGCTGCGCGGCGCCGTAGCCGATCGCGGGGCTGACCAGCAGCAGCCGGCGGATGCGCGCATCGCGGCGCGCGGCCGCGGCGGCGACGATCGCGCCGAGCGAATGGCCGAGCAGCAGGCAGCTGTCGATCGCCAGCGCATCGAGCAAGGCACTCAGGCGCGCCGCGTAGTCGGCGGCCGTCGGTGCATCGGCCTCGAGCGGCGTCGATGCGCCGTAGCCCGGGGCGTCCCAGGCGATCAGGCGCGCCTCGGGCGCGAGCAGCTCGGCGACCTCGAGCCACGAGGCCGCGCCCGAGCCGATGCCATGCAGGCAGACGATCGCCGGGCCCTGCCCGCGTTCGCGCACCGACACCACGGCACCGCCCGCGACCGCGACCTCGCGGGCCGCGAAGCGCGCGTCGAGCCGCGCCAGCTCGGAAGCGGGCGGCATCGAGGCCTGGATGTCGGTGGTCTGCATGGCCGTCGCGCTCAACGCTTGATCCTGGCCAGCGGGTGGTCGGCCGGATAGGTCGGCGTCACCGGCTTCTTGGCGCCGAGCATCACGCACATCAGCGCGTCCTCGTCGCCGATGTTGATCTCCTCGCGGTAGACGCCGGGCGGCACCGAGATCAGGTCGCGGTCGGTCATGATGGTCTCGAAGCGCTCGCCGTCCTTCTCGATCACCACCTTGAGCTTGCCGCGGATCAGGAAGAACACTTCCTCCACGTCGGTGTGCAGGTGCGGCGGGCCTTCGTGGCCGGCCGGGATCACCATGGTCGAGAAGGTGAAGTGCTCGGCCGGCACGGTGTTGACGTCCTTGGCGACGCCGGTGCCGCCCGTGCCCACGTAGCGCATCTGGGCGCGGCGGTACTTGGGATCGAAGTCGGCCTGGAACTTCAGCGCGTCCCAGTCGTACTTGCGGGTCGAATAGCGCGCGATGCGGCTGTCCATCCATTCGGCGAGGCTGCTGCCTTCGGGCTGCGCCAGGCTGCTGGTGCCGGCATCGTTGATCTTTTGCTGTTCGGACAGATCGCTCATGGTGTGGGACTCCTGGGTCGAAAAGGAAGGGTTTCAGTGCATCGCGAAGCCGCCGTTGACGGCCAGCAGCTGGCCGGTCACGAAGCGCGCGAGGCCGGAGAGCAGGAACACGGTGGCGCCGCAGACGTCGGCCGCCTGCTGTTCGCGCGGGATGGCGCGGCCCTCGAGGTATTTCTGGTGGCGCGCCATCGGCACGTACTCGGTGGCCTCGACCAGCGTGAGGCCGGGCGCCACGGCGTTGACGGTGATGCCGTCGCCGCCCCATTCGCGCGCCAGCGAGCGCGTCATGGAGATCACCGCGCCCTTGCTCGAGGCATAGGCCAGCAGGTTGGGCGCGCCCCACAGCGCGGTGTCGGAGGCGAGGTTGACGACGGCGCCGCGGCCGCTGTCGGCCAGCGCCGCTCGGCAGGCGCGGCCCATGAGCCAGCTGCCGCGCACGTTGACGGCCATCACGCGGTCCCACATGTCGATCTCGAGCTGGTGCGCGTCGCGGCCGCCCGAGTTGGTGATGGCGGCGTTGTTGACCAGGCCGTCGAGCCCGCCGAGCAGCCGGATCGCCTCGGCGGCGCCCGCCTCGATCGAGGCGGGGTTCGCGAGGTCGATGGCCAGCGCATGCGCCTGGCGGCCGGCGTCGCGCAGCGCCTTCGCTTCGCTTTCGGCCTGCTCGCCGAGGATGTCGGCCAGCACCACGCCGGCACCGGCCGCGGCGATGCACTGCGCGAACGCGAGGCCGAGGCCGCGCGCGCCGCCGGTGACGAGCACGCGGCGGCCGGCCAGCAGGTTGGCCGGCAGTTCGGCCAGCAGCGCCTGCAGGCTGGCGGGATCGGCGGTGGTCTTGAGTTCGGTCATGGGGTGTTCAGTCGGCCTGGATGCCGAGCTCCTTGATGACCTTGCCGAAGCGCGCGTAGTCGGCGGCGTTGGTCTTGCCGAGCACCTCGGCCTCGCCGCCCACCGGCGTGGTGCCGAGCACGGCCATGCGCGAGACGATCTCGGGCATGCGAAGGATCTCGTTGAAGTGGCCGTTGAGCGTCTTCACGATCTCGGGCGGCAGGTTGCGCGGGCCCCAGAGGCCGTTCCAGGCCGTCACCTCGACGTCCTTGTAGCCCTGCTCGGCCAGCGTGGGCACGTTGGGCGCGAGCGGCGTGCGCTGGGCCGAGGCCACGGCCAGCGCGCGCAGCTTGCCGTTGGCGAAGTACGGCGCCACCGGGCCCAGCGTGATGAAGGTGACGGGCACGTGGCCGCCGAGCACGTCGTTGACCGCCGGCGCCACGCCCTTGTAGGGCACGTGCGCGAGGCTGGCGCCCGAGGCGCGCGCGAACATCTCGCCGAGGATGTGCATCGGAGAGCCGCTGCCCGGGCTCGCGTAGCCGAGCGGTTTGCCGGGCTTGGCCGCGGCCACCGCGTCCTTCAGGCTCGCGAAGCCGCTGCCGGCGCCGGCCACCAGGAACAGCGGCTGGCTGCCGGTCTGCACGATCGGCGTGAAGCCCGCGAGCACGTCGTAGCCCGAGGTGCCGCCGGTCTTGAGCACCAGTTGCGCGATCGAGAAGGTGCTGGGCGCGAGCAGCAGCGTGTAGCCGTCGGGCGCGGCCTTCGACACGAAGGCGCTGCCGATGATGCCGCTGGCGCCGGGCCGGTTGTCGACCAGCACCGGCTGGCCGACGCGCGTGGCGAGCTTCTCGGCGAACAGCCGCGCGAGCGCGTCGGTGTCGCCGCCGGCCGGGTAGGCGACCACCAGCGTGATCGGCTTGGCCGGATAGGCGTCGGCCCAGGCGAGGCCGGTGGCGCTGGCGGCGGCCGCGCAGACGGCGACGGCGAGAGCAAGGCGGCGAGTGAGGGACATGGGTTCGTGGAGTTCGGTGGATCGCTGTTTGTTTTACTAATGAAACAACGATTTATTAATGGAACGCCACGAAGGATAACGAACGAGACAGCTTGATGACTAGGTAGAAACCCTAGTCGGCTTTGCCCATGCAAAAACAGGGCGGCTCCTTCCGGAACCGCCCTGCCCGTGCGTGGCACCGGTGCCGCTCAGCCGCCGTAGCGCGCGACCGTCAGCCCGTCCATGTCGATCTCGGGTGCGCGGGCGCCGACCAGGTCGGCCATCAGGCGGCCGGTGCCGGCCGCCATGGTCCAGCCCAGCGTGCCGTGGCCCGTGCTCAGCAGCAGGTTCGGCAGGCGGCAGGCGCCGATCATGGGCGTGCCGTCGGGTGTCATCGGGCGCAGGCCGGTCCAGAAGCTGGCCGTGCCCACGTCGCCGCCGCGCGGGAACAGATCGGTCACCACGTGCTCGAGCGTGTCGCGCCGGCCGGCATCGAGGCGCAGGTCGAAGCCCGAGAGCTGGGCCGTGCCGCCGACGCGGATGCGCTCGCCGAGCCGGGTCACGGCGACCTTGAAGGTCTCGTCCATCACGGTGGATTCGGGCGCGCCCGCCGGGTCGGCGATCGGCACCGTGATCGAGAAGCCCTTGACCGGGTACACCGGCAGGTCGATGCCCAGCGGCCTGGCGAGCGCGGGCGAGTAGCTGCCGAGCGCGAGCACGTAGCGGTCGGCCATGAAGCGCCCGGCGTCGGTGCGCACCGCGGTCACGCCGCCGCCGTCGTGCTCGATGGCGTCGATGTTCACGCCGAAGCGGAAGCTGGCGCCATGGCCCTCGGCCAGCACCGCAAGCGCCTGCGTGAACTTGAAGCAATCGCCGGTCTCGTCGCCCGGCAGCCGCAGGCCGCCGACGAACTTCTCGCGCACCGCGGCCAGCGCGGGTTCGTACGCCACGCAGCCGTCGCGGTCGAGCAACTGGTAGGGCACACCCGAGGCCTTGAGCACCTCGACGTCCTTGGCGCTGCCGTCGAGCTGCTGCTGGCTGCGAAACAGCTGCAGCGTGCCCTGCATGCGCTCGTCGTAGGCGATGCCGGTATCGGCGCGCAGCGCCTTCAGGCAGTCGCGGCTGTATTCGGCCAGCCGCACCATGCGCGCCTTGTTGACCTCGTAGCGCGCCTGCGTGCAGTTGCGCAGCATCGCGAGCCCCCAGCGCCACATGGCGGGGTCGAGCATCGGCTTGATGACCAGCGGGCTGTGCTGCATCAGCATCCACTTGACGGCCTTCCGCGGCACGCCGGGCCCGGCCCAGGGCGCCGAATAGCCGGGCGAGACCTCGCCCGCGTTGGCGAAGCTGGTTTCGAGCGCGGGCGCCGGCTGGCGCTCGAGCACCGTCACCTCGTGGCCGTCGCGCGCCAGGTAATAAGCCACCGAGGTGCCGATGACACCGCTGCCCAGGACCAGAACCCGCATCGAAGACCTCCCGCTGCCGAAGCCGGCATGTCGCGAGGGTACAGCGGCCGACTTAGAGCTTCAAAGCGTCCTGCAACTGCCGTGCCGAGAAGCGCTGGCGCGCCTCGGGCCAGGCCTCGAGCAGTTCGACCATGCGCGCATTGCGCGGTGCCTCGAGCCCGCAGGCCTCGGCCAGCCGCACGATCTCGCCGCTGAGCGCATCGATCTCGGTGCGCCGGCCGAGCGCGAGATCGTCGGCCATGCTCGAGCGCGCGTTGGCATCGATGCGCAGCATGCGCGCGGCGACGATGCGAAACAGCCAGTCGGGCAGCCGCAGCAGCCCCGGCAGCCGGCGCGGCGGCACGGCCGTGACCTGGGCTGGCGCGATGCCGGCCTGGCGCAGCACGCGCAGGCCCTCGTCCATCAGCGCCGCGAAGCAGCGCCGGTAGCCGCGCTGCATCAGCTGCTCGCGCAGCGGCAGGCCCGACAGCGCATTGACCGGGTTGTTGAGGTTGATCAGCAGCTTGCCCCACTGGATCGGCCGCAGGTCGGCATGCAGGTCGAGCGGCACGCCCGCGCGCTCGAACACCGGCAGCCAGGGCCGCAGCGCCGCGTCGTCGCGCGCCGCGAGCCGGCCCGGCGTGCCGCGATGGAAGGCGCCGGGGCCGAGCTCGGCGACGTTGTAGGGCACCATCGCCGGCACCACGTTGAGCGTGGGACCGGCCTCGGACGCGACCGCGGCATTCGACACGCCGTTCTGCAGCGAGACCACCAGCGTGCCCGCGGGCAGCGAGAAGGCCAGTTCGGCCGCGGCCTCGGCGGTGGCGCCGCTCTTGACGCAAAGCAGCACCAGCGCGGGCTTGATGCCGCTCGGGACCCGGTCGACCAGGTGCAGGCCGGCGGCCGGCAGATGGTGCTTGCGGCCTTCGAGATCGGTCAGCGCCAGGCCCTGCGCGGCCAGCGCCTGCAGCACGCGCGCACGCCCGACGAAGGTGACCGGCGCGCCGGCCGCCGCGAGGCTGCCGCCGACGAAGCAGCCGATGGTGCCCGCGCCCATCACGAGGACTTCGCCGGGCACCGTGTCGGTCATCGCGACGGTTTCCGCGGGGTCAGAGGCGTTCGGTCACCCAGGCCTGCACCGATTGCAGCGCCGCGGGCAGCGCCGCGGCATCGGTGCCGCCGGCCATCGCCAGGTCGGGCTTGCCGCCGCCCTTGCCACCCACCTGCTGGGCCACGAAGTTGACGAGCTCGCCGGCCTTGACCTTGCCCATCGCGTCGGCCGTGACGCCGGCCGCGAGCTGCACCTTGGCGCCGTCGACCGCGGCCAGCACGATGGCGGCGCTCTTGAGCTTGTCCTTGAGCTTGTCCATGGTGTCGCGCAGCGTCTTGGCATCGGCGCCGTCGAGCTTGGCGGCCAGCACCTTCACGCCCTTGACCTCGATGGCCTGCGCCAGCAGCTCGTCGCCCTTGGACGAGGCGAGCTTGCCCTTGAGCGAACCGACCTCGCGCTCGAGCGCCTTGACCTGCTCGAGCACCTGGGCCAGGCGGCCCTGCAGCTCGGCGGCCGGCGCCTTGAGCGTGGCGGCCGCGCTGTGCACGGTGGATTCGAGGTCCTGCAGATAGGCCAGCGCATTGGCGCCGGTGATGGCTTCCACGCGGCGCACGCCGGCGGCCACGCCGCCTTCGCCCACGATCTTGAACAGGCCGATGTCGCCGGTGCGCGCCACGTGCGTACCGCCGCAAAGCTCGCGGCTCGAGCCGATGTCGAGCACGCGCACGGTCTCGCCGTACTTCTCGCCGAACAGCATCGTCGCGCCGGTCTTCTGGGCCGATTCCATGTCCATCACGCGCGCCTGCGTGGCCGCGTTGGCGAGGATCTCGGCATTCACGCGCTGCTCGATCTCGAGGATCTGCTCGCGCGTGACCGGTGCGTTGTGCGCGAAGTCGAAGCGCGTCTTGTCGGCATCGACCAGCGAGCCCTTCTGCTGCACATGGCCGCCGAGCACCTCGCGCAGCGCCTTGTGCATCAGGTGGGTGACCGAGTGGTTGCGCATGGTGGCGGCACGGCGCGCGCCGTCGACCGCGGCCTTGACGCTGTCGCCGACCTTGAGCGTGCCCTGGGTCTGCGTGCCGTGGTGGCCGTAGACGTCGGCCTTGATCTTGAGCGTGTCCTCGACGCCGAACTGCACGCCTTCGGCCGAGATGAAGCCCTGGTCGCCGACCTGGCCGCCGCTCTCGGCATAGAACGGGGTGGTGTCGAGCACCACGATGCCGCTCTGGCCTTCCTTGAGCTCCTGCACGGCCGAGCCTTCGAGGTACAGGGCCAGCACCTTGGCCGCTTCCTCGAGGTGTTCGTAGCCGGTGAAGACGTTGCCCGCGCCGCTGTATTCGACCGCGCGCTCCATCTTGAACTTGCCGCCCGCGCGGCCGGCTTCCTTCTGGCGCCGCATCGCGTCGTTGAAGCCGGCCTCGTCGACCTGCACGTCGCGCTCGCGGCAGACGTCCTGCGTCAGGTCGAGCGGGAAGCCGTAGGTGTCGTGCAGCTTGAAGGCCACGTCGCCCGGCAGCGTCTTCACGCCGCCGGCCAGCGCCGTGTCGAGGATTTCCATGCCGATCGCCAGCGTCTCGAAGAAGCGCTCTTCCTCGGCCTTGAGCGTGTCGGTGATCTGCTTCTCGTCGGCCACCAGCTTCGGATAGGCCTCGCCCATCAGGCGCGCGAGGTCGGGCACCAGCTTGTGGAAGAAGGGCTTCTTCTGGCCCAGCTTGTAGCCGTGGCGGATCGCGCGGCGGATGATGCGCCGCTGCACGTAGCCGCGGCCCTCGTTCGAGGGGATCACGCCGTCGGCCACCAGGAAGGCGGTGGCGCGGATGTGGTCGGCGATCACCTTGAGCGAGTTGTTGAGCAGGTCCTTCTCGCCGGTCTCGCGCGCG is from Variovorax paradoxus and encodes:
- a CDS encoding SDR family oxidoreductase → MAASSSSSFFFATDALAGRVAVVTGGSSGIGLATVELLLACGAAVALCGRNAERLDGAVAGLRARFPAARLFAQPCDVLDAAAVRAFAAASEAALGPASMLVNNAGQGRVSTFADTDDEAWTQELHLKFFSVIHPTRAFLPQLAAQRAVLGDAAIVCANSLLARQPEPHMVATSAARAGLLNLVRSMATEFAPQGVRVNGILIGLVESGQWRRRFEAREDKSQDWGAWSGQLAKTKHIPLGRLGLPTEAARAILFLASPLASYTTGSHIDISGGHSRHA
- a CDS encoding IclR family transcriptional regulator: MATNDNDAMEEGADRYNVPALERGLRVLCEFSRESRTLSAPELARRFDLPRSTVFRLLTTLENMGFLERAEGGRDYRLGLAVLRLGFEYLASLELTQLGTPLLNRLCEELRTPCNLVVRDGRSIVYVAKVAPPTPFASSVTVGTRLPAHATVLGRILLEDLTLPQLRALYPEDKLETFSPSTPKTVNELFDMVQADRQRGYVLGEGFFESNISTIAAPVRDHGGHIVAALGATITSGHIDENRMDEMVQRVRGTADEISGLLNYSPARAAKVVPLRSA
- a CDS encoding alpha/beta fold hydrolase, with amino-acid sequence MQTTDIQASMPPASELARLDARFAAREVAVAGGAVVSVRERGQGPAIVCLHGIGSGAASWLEVAELLAPEARLIAWDAPGYGASTPLEADAPTAADYAARLSALLDALAIDSCLLLGHSLGAIVAAAAARRDARIRRLLLVSPAIGYGAAQRAEARAKVRAERLATLDQLGIAGMAAQRAGRLLSDNASEPARQWVRWNMARLNDRGYRQAVELLCNADLLAELPPPMPVRVACGALDAVTPPAACEDVARRCGVALELVDDAGHAGYVEQPRAVAALLRESLAR
- a CDS encoding cupin domain-containing protein, producing MSDLSEQQKINDAGTSSLAQPEGSSLAEWMDSRIARYSTRKYDWDALKFQADFDPKYRRAQMRYVGTGGTGVAKDVNTVPAEHFTFSTMVIPAGHEGPPHLHTDVEEVFFLIRGKLKVVIEKDGERFETIMTDRDLISVPPGVYREEINIGDEDALMCVMLGAKKPVTPTYPADHPLARIKR
- a CDS encoding SDR family oxidoreductase; translated protein: MTELKTTADPASLQALLAELPANLLAGRRVLVTGGARGLGLAFAQCIAAAGAGVVLADILGEQAESEAKALRDAGRQAHALAIDLANPASIEAGAAEAIRLLGGLDGLVNNAAITNSGGRDAHQLEIDMWDRVMAVNVRGSWLMGRACRAALADSGRGAVVNLASDTALWGAPNLLAYASSKGAVISMTRSLAREWGGDGITVNAVAPGLTLVEATEYVPMARHQKYLEGRAIPREQQAADVCGATVFLLSGLARFVTGQLLAVNGGFAMH
- a CDS encoding tripartite tricarboxylate transporter substrate binding protein, whose translation is MSLTRRLALAVAVCAAAASATGLAWADAYPAKPITLVVAYPAGGDTDALARLFAEKLATRVGQPVLVDNRPGASGIIGSAFVSKAAPDGYTLLLAPSTFSIAQLVLKTGGTSGYDVLAGFTPIVQTGSQPLFLVAGAGSGFASLKDAVAAAKPGKPLGYASPGSGSPMHILGEMFARASGASLAHVPYKGVAPAVNDVLGGHVPVTFITLGPVAPYFANGKLRALAVASAQRTPLAPNVPTLAEQGYKDVEVTAWNGLWGPRNLPPEIVKTLNGHFNEILRMPEIVSRMAVLGTTPVGGEAEVLGKTNAADYARFGKVIKELGIQAD
- a CDS encoding D-amino acid dehydrogenase, which translates into the protein MRVLVLGSGVIGTSVAYYLARDGHEVTVLERQPAPALETSFANAGEVSPGYSAPWAGPGVPRKAVKWMLMQHSPLVIKPMLDPAMWRWGLAMLRNCTQARYEVNKARMVRLAEYSRDCLKALRADTGIAYDERMQGTLQLFRSQQQLDGSAKDVEVLKASGVPYQLLDRDGCVAYEPALAAVREKFVGGLRLPGDETGDCFKFTQALAVLAEGHGASFRFGVNIDAIEHDGGGVTAVRTDAGRFMADRYVLALGSYSPALARPLGIDLPVYPVKGFSITVPIADPAGAPESTVMDETFKVAVTRLGERIRVGGTAQLSGFDLRLDAGRRDTLEHVVTDLFPRGGDVGTASFWTGLRPMTPDGTPMIGACRLPNLLLSTGHGTLGWTMAAGTGRLMADLVGARAPEIDMDGLTVARYGG
- a CDS encoding 2-dehydropantoate 2-reductase, producing the protein MTDTVPGEVLVMGAGTIGCFVGGSLAAAGAPVTFVGRARVLQALAAQGLALTDLEGRKHHLPAAGLHLVDRVPSGIKPALVLLCVKSGATAEAAAELAFSLPAGTLVVSLQNGVSNAAVASEAGPTLNVVPAMVPYNVAELGPGAFHRGTPGRLAARDDAALRPWLPVFERAGVPLDLHADLRPIQWGKLLINLNNPVNALSGLPLREQLMQRGYRRCFAALMDEGLRVLRQAGIAPAQVTAVPPRRLPGLLRLPDWLFRIVAARMLRIDANARSSMADDLALGRRTEIDALSGEIVRLAEACGLEAPRNARMVELLEAWPEARQRFSARQLQDALKL
- the alaS gene encoding alanine--tRNA ligase, which codes for MSQPTFTVADIRKTFLDFFASKGHTVVASSPLVPGNDPTLMFTNSGMVQFKDVFLGEDKRPYVRAASVQACLRAGGKHNDLENVGYTARHHTFFEMLGNWSFGDYFKRESLHWGWELLTQVFKLPPERLLATVYHEDDEAFDIWTKEIGLPPERVIRIGDNKGGKYKSDNFWMMADTGPCGPCSEIFYDHGPHIPGGPPGSPEEDGDRFIEIWNHVFMQFDMQPDGSVVKLPAPCVDTGMGLERLAAILQHVHSNYEIDIFDALIKAAARETGEKDLLNNSLKVIADHIRATAFLVADGVIPSNEGRGYVQRRIIRRAIRHGYKLGQKKPFFHKLVPDLARLMGEAYPKLVADEKQITDTLKAEEERFFETLAIGMEILDTALAGGVKTLPGDVAFKLHDTYGFPLDLTQDVCRERDVQVDEAGFNDAMRRQKEAGRAGGKFKMERAVEYSGAGNVFTGYEHLEEAAKVLALYLEGSAVQELKEGQSGIVVLDTTPFYAESGGQVGDQGFISAEGVQFGVEDTLKIKADVYGHHGTQTQGTLKVGDSVKAAVDGARRAATMRNHSVTHLMHKALREVLGGHVQQKGSLVDADKTRFDFAHNAPVTREQILEIEQRVNAEILANAATQARVMDMESAQKTGATMLFGEKYGETVRVLDIGSSRELCGGTHVARTGDIGLFKIVGEGGVAAGVRRVEAITGANALAYLQDLESTVHSAAATLKAPAAELQGRLAQVLEQVKALEREVGSLKGKLASSKGDELLAQAIEVKGVKVLAAKLDGADAKTLRDTMDKLKDKLKSAAIVLAAVDGAKVQLAAGVTADAMGKVKAGELVNFVAQQVGGKGGGKPDLAMAGGTDAAALPAALQSVQAWVTERL